A region from the Mesorhizobium sp. J8 genome encodes:
- a CDS encoding DUF1868 domain-containing protein produces the protein MLATVRPSLAGFFEASNPTAPAHLGTRYDASGNFLPEPGNTVVCHLIDGSPSQAAIVEVRERMLAMPDADRLAFTPISSLHMTLFQGIIEYRRRLPYWPADVRLDAGIDDMTRLYLDRLQGFEGHGPFKVRIVEVVPTGLTVAGATAEDRRVLKAWRDALSVPFGYRHPDHDAYVFHITFAYQIRRLADERATAWQDLFDDCLSFLEREAPVIELKAPAFCSFKDMKHFEELLVLG, from the coding sequence ATGCTCGCCACTGTCAGACCCTCGCTCGCCGGATTTTTTGAAGCCTCCAATCCGACCGCGCCCGCGCATCTCGGTACCCGTTACGACGCGTCGGGCAACTTCCTCCCCGAGCCGGGCAACACCGTCGTCTGCCATCTGATCGATGGCTCGCCTTCGCAAGCAGCAATTGTCGAGGTGCGCGAGCGCATGCTCGCCATGCCGGATGCTGATCGGCTCGCTTTCACGCCGATCTCCAGCCTCCATATGACGCTCTTCCAGGGCATCATCGAATATCGCCGCCGCCTCCCCTACTGGCCCGCGGACGTGCGGCTAGATGCCGGCATCGATGACATGACCCGCCTCTATCTCGATCGCCTTCAAGGCTTCGAGGGGCATGGCCCCTTCAAGGTCCGGATTGTCGAAGTCGTGCCGACCGGCCTCACCGTCGCCGGCGCCACCGCGGAAGACCGCCGGGTGCTGAAAGCCTGGCGCGATGCCCTATCCGTCCCGTTCGGCTACCGCCATCCGGACCACGACGCTTACGTCTTCCACATCACCTTCGCCTATCAGATCCGCCGCCTCGCCGACGAGCGGGCAACTGCCTGGCAGGACCTGTTCGACGACTGCTTGTCGTTCCTCGAGCGCGAGGCTCCGGTGATCGAGCTGAAGGCTCCGGCCTTCTGCAGCTTCAAGGACATGAAGCATTTCGAGGAATTGCTGGTGCTTGGTTGA
- the phnC gene encoding phosphonate ABC transporter ATP-binding protein → MSASSATLEIRGVTRRFGKNTAVSDINISIPRGQMVGIIGRSGAGKSTLLRMINRLIDPSQGSIFFDGAEVSSLQGSPLRRWQRDCAMIFQQFNLVPRLDVLTNVLLGRLNHRSTLSNLLGLFTRTECAEAVAALERLDIARTALQPAGTLSGGQQQRVAIARAMMQQPKVLLADEPIASLDPLNAKVVMDSLRDINLREGITVVTNLHTLDTARAYCNRIIGMAAGKVVFDGAPEDLDRDAVRTVYGADASGAEISEAITSTSVTVKPKITASAGPLEPAFPGY, encoded by the coding sequence ATGTCAGCATCATCGGCCACGCTGGAAATCCGCGGCGTAACCCGACGATTTGGCAAGAACACCGCTGTCAGCGACATCAACATCTCGATTCCGCGCGGACAGATGGTCGGCATCATCGGCCGTTCGGGCGCCGGCAAGTCGACCCTGTTGCGCATGATCAATCGCCTCATCGATCCCAGCCAGGGGTCGATATTTTTTGACGGCGCCGAGGTCTCCAGCCTGCAGGGCTCGCCGCTGCGCCGCTGGCAGCGCGACTGCGCGATGATTTTCCAGCAGTTCAACCTTGTGCCGCGCCTCGACGTCTTGACCAACGTCCTGCTCGGCCGCCTCAACCATCGCTCCACGCTTTCCAACCTGCTCGGCCTGTTCACGCGAACCGAATGCGCCGAGGCGGTGGCCGCGCTGGAGCGCCTCGATATCGCCCGCACCGCGCTGCAGCCGGCCGGCACGCTGTCCGGCGGCCAGCAGCAGCGGGTGGCGATCGCCCGCGCCATGATGCAGCAGCCGAAAGTGCTTCTGGCCGACGAGCCGATCGCCTCGCTCGACCCACTCAACGCCAAGGTGGTGATGGACTCGCTGCGCGACATCAATCTGCGCGAAGGCATCACCGTGGTGACCAATCTGCACACGCTGGACACCGCGCGCGCCTATTGCAACCGCATCATCGGCATGGCCGCCGGCAAGGTCGTCTTCGACGGCGCCCCGGAGGACCTCGACCGCGACGCCGTGCGCACCGTCTACGGCGCCGACGCCAGCGGCGCCGAGATCTCCGAGGCGATCACGTCGACCAGCGTGACCGTCAAGCCGAAGATCACCGCATCCGCCGGACCGCTCGAACCAGCCTTTCCTGGCTACTGA